The region TGAAGGGGGCGGGGCCTTCCGGGCCGCCAAATTCCTACCTCCTGGCGCCCGGCACTGTCCGTTCCTGCGTTCCGTTACCCTccggataccaaaaccaaaggGGACAGGCGCCTCCCTCCAGGCCCCAAGATATGCTCCAGATATGAGTCAGCAGGATCCCTCAGCCCGCCCCTCGAGGCCGCAATCACGGCCCTCCGCCCACACCTTCACTATCCGCCATTTAACCCCCGAAGATGGGGCGAGGCGGGCATCCAGCTGGCGCTGATTTTCATTGCCCACAGCTCCTTGGATCTGTGGGCTTCCAAGGCAGAGAGCATTCGCCCCGAGAACGCTGCAATCTGCGGGTACCTGTGCTTCTTGCGCGTTGCGCCAGCGGGCTGGCTGTCCCCTATTCACAAGAGCGGTAGCATTTCAGGCCCGTGTTTTGTCTCCAGCTTTTACGATGCGTGATCGACCTCCTCCGACCCTAACTAGACTTTCCCTCCCCCACAGCGCATTATCTAGACTAGCTTTTGGCGGGTGGcactttctattttgtatatgtcTATTCACCCCAAGTAAGATCCCTCAGAAGGACCAGTGTTGTGTACATCTTTGCGTACATCTCACAGCACCAAGCACAACACTGCAGACGTGGGAGGCAATCTCaaaccaatacacacacacacccaggaagCCCATCCATTTCCAGAAACACCCACCGACTCTCCCCTACCTCGTCTTTGTCCGATTCTTTGATCTGATCTCTGCATGCCTCTTTTCCCCCAGCTGCTCCTTCTTCTCTTCGGTCTGCCATTTCTTTAGACATCTTCCTGATGGACCTCGCCGCCCCTGGATCTTCCACTCGAGTCACTTGTAGCTAGAACGTTAAAGTGGTGATCTAGAAGCTGATACCTGTAGCTCATCACATTTTCCTGGATATGGGGAATGGAGGGTCCCTGGGAGAGAAATGAAGATTCAGGTGTTAAATGCTGTGTCAGAGTagagggaggagggatggagggggcGACTGCCCAGCTGATGTCAGATTTTCAAATGAGCAGGGTCTCACGCAGTCAGTACTGACTCCACTGCAGGGGCTGTCACAGGTCCAGACCACCCCATTTGAGGGGGGAATCTACCTGGGACTCAGCTACTTCCAGCTCCTTTGGGGAGGTCTCTAGCCCAGACCCTGGATGCCCgcaatgggggaggggcaggtagTGAGACAGTAACAGTGGGGGTGTGCACAGGGGCTGCAGGCAGCAGCCAGGCTCCCCCACTGGCCAGAGAGTTGGTATGTGCCAGGATCTGAGCAGCTCCTTCTAGCATCCTTCATCTTTCAGGTAACAGCCAGTGCTGGAgctgcaaaaactgggaccagcCCTCCACTGGCCTCTGACTTGACCCTCCCCAGTGGCCTTGTATTAGCTGCTTCTGCTGCTGCGTCAGATATTCTCAGCTGCAACTCCCTGCAAGGTGGGGCGCCCATCTCAGGCAGCAGGTTTTGGTGCACCCCACGATCCTTCTCCCCAGGACTGTCGCTGCCCGTGGCCTCAGGTGAGTAGCGAGCATTCTGCTTTTCTCCCTTTGGGGCTCAAGGGGGCAGGTGGGGGTTCTGTGCTCTCCTCATTAGGGCGGGGCTCTTTCTAGTTGTGGTTTTCAGAGCTGGGAACACACATAACTTGAGGGCTCTGAAGCCTTAAATCATTTGTGTGTTTAATGATCTGTGGCCCAGGCCATGTAGGAGTTTGGGGAGCATCTCATCCCACTTCTCCATTTCCTTAGCTGAGGAAGACAGGAATGGGAAAGACCACGGAGGTTGGGGATAAAAGGGGAGTAAAATATTGGGGCATATGACCCGGCCTTGTAAAGGTTGATGAGGAGTAAGCACAGAGGGGGGCCTTCAGCTGAGATTGTGCAGGGCCCCCCTATCATGCTCTgagctctctcttttctccaggaTGAAAGGGGAGACCCCTGTGAACAGCACTATGAGTATTGGGCAAGCCCGCAAGATGGTGGAACAGCTTAAGATTGAAGCCAGCTTGTGCCGGATAAAGGTGGGTGGGGCCCTGGATCCCATTAGTTGGCAGCCTGTACCGTAGGTTCCCAAACCTCAGGGTAAGAGATGCTTTCTTTCATTGACTCCCTGAGATCACAGGAGGAGTCTTGGGATCTGTAAGGAGAGCTGGCCCCAGGTCTCTGTGGGTGATGAGGGAAGAGAAGACTGTCTTAAGGAGCCCTAGAGATGGCAAAAGATTATCCATTTGGGGAGGGAGGCTGCAGTCCATTTAGGGTTTCTGGCTAACAGTTCCCCTCCCGGCTGTGCCCCAGGTGTCCAAGGCAGCAGCAGACCTGATGACTTACTGTGATGCCCACGCCTGTGAGGATCCCCTCATCACCCCTGTGCCCACTTCAGAGAACCCTTTCCGGGAGAAGAAATTCTTCTGTGCCCTCCTCTGAGCTGCCCTGTCCCTCCTCACGACTCTTCACCTTTCCCTCTCCCGGGCCCTTCCTCATTTTTGTCAGGAACTGTGGTGAGCCCCCTAGGGTCCCTGCATCCCATCCCTAGCCCTTTCCCAACCCTGTGAGGTTATCTGAAGCACAAGGCCCTCCCTCGCCTATCTGCCGACCCCATTTCCTCACCCACTGAGGCGGACCCAAAGCACCCCGTGACTCGGGGCACCCTTAGCTCCACCCACAGAAGGGCTGTCAGACTCTGCCAGCGTCCTGCCCGCTTCCCTCTGTGACCCGCTCAGACAATGGAGAGAGGGATGGGCTGGGTGCTTGCTCTCAGTCTCACCTGGAACTATTGGAAGTGTAAAGCCATTTGAAGAATAAAGTCATCCAGAGTCTCAGAGGACAGCTCCTGTGTTACCGTTCTTGGGGGATAGGATCATCAGTCAGTAGATCTGGGAGTGGGTGCGGCAGGTGGAAAAGCTTGCCATAACCAGGGAACAGGGCCAGTCAAAGCGGGTTAGACATTGTCTGGGATCGGAGATCCGCCGGGTTAGGGTGGATGGCGGGCAAGAGAGAACGTCTCAAGTGAAAGAAGTTACAGACAGACACTCAGAGGCTACGgagagcatacacacacacacacacacacacacacacacacacacacacacacacacacacacacacacacacacacacacacacgagagcaatgaagacaagtgaaaatgaaaacagaccgAACGGGGTGGACTTAGGGAGGGATTCCGAAGGGCAGTCGCAGACAGGAGGTACCCAGTGAGAGGGGAGGAGCGTGGTTCCAGTTCCTGGGAAGGGGCCGTTTTACTTCTAAGATGGCGACGCCCGCAGCAGGTCTCCGTCCAAGATGGCCGCCGCCAGGGGGATCCGCACCAATATGGCGGCCGCACGTCACAGCGTTTCACCGTACAGGGCTTCTCAGCTGGGCCCATACTTAAAATGGCGGCCCCAGGCATCCAGAGTTCTCAGTATGGTCCCTTCCGTGCTCATCTGTCTCAAAATGGCTGCTCCTTCCCTCGTGAACTCGATACCCACTCCTACCCACCCCGGAGGCCGGAAGCCGACGTCCACCCGATCCAGGTGAAGGCACACTGGCGGCTACTGCCAAGGATCATGGGACAAGGGGGGTCCCAGCAAGCACGCCAGCAGTAGGCGCCGGTCGCGTGGATCTTATGAGAGAATCTAGGTCTCTATATCTTGCCTAGTAGAGACTCCTTTGGAGCGGAAACAGAAGTGTGAGGACAATGCCCGGCGCCGTTCGGCTCGGGGCGCTGTTCCTAGGTCGCTTCCTGTTCTCCCTAGGAGTTGGATAAGCCCGAAGTTGTTCAGTTTGGGCTTCCTGTTAGAACTGGGGCTTGCTATTCTCCCACTTCCCACTGAGGCCCCTTCTGTCACATCCGCCAGGAGCGGTGTCCCCGCCCCTGGTGCGCCTACCACCCCTCGTAGTGATCCAGCAAGCTGCCCGGCCAGAGGTTTGTCTCACGAGCGCCTCCCGGACTCAAACTTGGCGGAGGTTTATAAAACCCCAGAATACCTTCCTAGAAGCCGTTACCTTCCAAGGGAAGGAAAGACACATACGGAGGTGGGACCAGGGCCAAGGCAGAGAAAGTAAGTCTCAGGATGTCTGCTCCTCATGGGTTGTCAAGAttccccaccccctacccagTGATACATGCTTCCCGGGGCAAGCCTGGGCCATGCTTTGTCCTGGGATGCACTTGCGGGTAGGGTCGGCTGCCAGAGGCTGCCTTGCAGAAGGGGGTGACCTGTATTAGAGACAGCACATCGCCCCCAGCTTCCCCACACCTTCACACAGGAAGACAGCAGGGGAGGGGAACAGAGAGGAAACCAAAGGAATAAAGGGGGTTCTACCAGGAACTGAACTTAAGTTTCCTATGGACGTCTCCACAGGCTCCAGGAGTACCCAGTGAACTTGAGGCACCTTCAGGAATAGCAGCTTCCCTGCTGTTGATGAATTCCTGAGCCCTAACAGGCCCTGGAGATATTTAATTCCCTCATCCTAGAGAGGAAGAAACCAAGGGAAGTAACCTGGCTGCTCTCCTGAAGTGGGGACCTACCCCCGTTCTGTTCAGGAGCCTGCTTAGTTCTTCCTTAGTGCCCGTTGAAAACTCCTCTAAGGATCAAGTCTGTTTAATCCCTGCATCCTGTCAGTGTCTGGCATATGGCAGGCATTCAAATAGCCAATGATTGTACTATACATGCTTAAATGGCAAGCAGGGCATAGAAGGCACTAAAAgaatctttctcttttcctaagGTATCACAGTGTTGGGCAAATTCCAGAGGGGTAAGTGAAAATGTCCACATCACCTCAGACTTGGTAAGAAGTcagaagtgctcaataaatgtaatcTTGATAttaggttatttaaaaaaaaaaaaaaaagcaacctctGCTCAGTTTTTCTACACATTCAATTTTCATACTTATCAGATTAGGGGTGAATGGCTGCAACCCTAGCTGAGGGCAAAGGGGGGGGGCGGTCTAGAGGTTACTAGAGACAAGGCATGAGCTATAAATAACCATTTAAAATGATTAGCTATAACACTGAGTAACTAGAGAATGAGCAGACACTGAAATCAAGGATAGCCTTTGGGCCCAAAGCTGTAAGCCCCTAGGGTGGGAATCTCTATCATGTACAGAGGGAGGAGTTAGAGCAGTAACTATATCTGTATCACCACTACTTCAAAACACTAGATGTCATAAGCCTGTGGGAGCCCAGCCTTAATAAGTCCTTGACCATTTATCAGAAGTTACAATCAATATCAGTTCGGTGCTAGTAATGCAGTAGTGCTTTTGTCAATTAAAGTTACCTTCTCATTCTACATATTCACTAGGAAAGAATCCCCATCAAACATCTTCTGTTGAATAAGCAGGCTTTTCCTCTTAAGTGGTAATTACGAATAAACTTAATCTGGCTCCTAAATGGAACCCTACATTTAACTTTAAGCATCCAACTGGTTTTAGTTATAGGCCAAATACACAGAGGTCATgagttataatttattttcttctattccaaTGGCTCAAGCTCTTAGTAAAAGCAAGCACTTAAGTAAGCCAACAAACCCCGAGTAAAGGTATGGCTGGTTCCCAAGTGAAAGCATGGCAGGATAGGAAGGGAGAAAAGCCATGAAAGAGGAAAGCCGACCTTGGTTGGAACCCAGTACGACTTGAGGAGGAGCGTCAGAAATAAAGCAAGCCCCCAATGACACACTCTATCCAGTCAGTGCAGCCACAGGAGAGGGTGAATTCAATCCAAATGGTTATTTATTCTAAAACTGGAAGCTACGGTGCCTACATTTTTGCCATAATGTTGTAATGAGAACAGGGGAGGAAAAAGTTACAGATGTAAACAATGacacagttacattttttttaaatggtaaaaccCTTTTTTACTGGCCACTTCCAAGAATGCTTTACAGGTTGTGCAATAACATTTACAGGCTCCATGTGGTGGTTGTTTTTCTCACAAGCTTTTCCATCTACAACTACAACAGACGTCTGATAAGACACTAAACAAGTCTTCTAAGGAAAACAAGGGTAGGGATCCCGCCTGTTAATCCACATTTTCCCCCTTAACAttgttttttcataataaaaaaacagacagaaacaAAACCCAGACATCTACTGTTGTTGCGAGTGATCTCTTGGACTAAACCGACAAGGACGTGGCAGTTTCACTCTCCACCCACCTagaaaaagcttttttttaaaaaaaatgactttctAGTGTCAAAAATTAACAGCAagtacctcccctccccccaaaaaaacccaaagcggCTTAAGCTTTGTCCCCCTGGTCCTGAGGGCCTAGCATCCCCGAACCGTGCTGTAGACTATAAAAAGATGCTATTTGCTGGAGAACTAAACGTTTGAATAGGGGTGGCAGCTTCTGCCTCAGAGTCAATTTTCTGTTATAACATAATCTTGCCCTAAGGGAATTTCTTTGGG is a window of Eschrichtius robustus isolate mEscRob2 chromosome 11, mEscRob2.pri, whole genome shotgun sequence DNA encoding:
- the GNG3 gene encoding guanine nucleotide-binding protein G(I)/G(S)/G(O) subunit gamma-3; this translates as MKGETPVNSTMSIGQARKMVEQLKIEASLCRIKVSKAAADLMTYCDAHACEDPLITPVPTSENPFREKKFFCALL